Proteins from a single region of Flavobacterium sp. YJ01:
- a CDS encoding DoxX family membrane protein: MKIATIIVRVLVGLLLLFASISYFFHLMPEPETTGNFKAFNVGLMASTYLMPLAKSIELLCGIAFVTGRYVTLANILILPITVNILFINYFLAPEGLPIAILLFLANLFLIYRYWNNYKSIFTP, translated from the coding sequence ATGAAAATTGCCACAATTATTGTCCGCGTTTTAGTTGGTCTTTTGTTACTTTTTGCTTCTATCAGTTACTTTTTTCATTTAATGCCAGAGCCTGAAACTACAGGAAATTTTAAAGCTTTTAATGTAGGTTTAATGGCTTCGACTTATTTAATGCCTTTAGCTAAATCTATCGAGCTGCTTTGCGGAATTGCATTTGTAACAGGGCGTTATGTAACTTTAGCAAATATTTTGATCTTACCGATTACGGTAAACATTTTGTTTATCAATTATTTTCTTGCCCCAGAAGGACTGCCGATTGCAATATTATTATTTCTGGCAAACTTATTTTTGATCTACAGATACTGGAACAATTACAAAAGCATATTTACTCCATAA
- a CDS encoding lipocalin family protein → MKTKYIVPVLIGAGIGLALYSCGGGIPKNAKAVTNFDSNKYLGKWYEMARLDYKWERDLNNVTAEYSLNEDKTIKVDNKGYNVRKDKWEESVGKARFVKKDNIGMLKVSFFGPFYSGYNVVAIDQDYKYALVAGESLKYMWILSREKTIPESVKADFLIKAQEIGYKVTDLVWVKHDKTN, encoded by the coding sequence ATGAAAACTAAATATATAGTTCCGGTTTTGATTGGAGCAGGGATTGGACTCGCATTATATTCTTGCGGAGGAGGAATTCCTAAAAACGCAAAAGCTGTAACCAATTTTGACAGCAATAAATATCTCGGAAAATGGTATGAAATGGCTAGATTAGATTACAAATGGGAAAGAGATTTAAATAATGTTACGGCAGAATATTCTTTAAACGAAGATAAAACTATAAAAGTCGATAATAAGGGCTATAATGTCAGAAAAGACAAATGGGAGGAAAGTGTCGGGAAAGCTAGATTTGTCAAAAAAGACAATATTGGTATGCTTAAGGTCTCATTTTTTGGTCCTTTTTATTCAGGTTATAATGTTGTAGCAATCGATCAAGATTACAAATACGCATTGGTTGCTGGAGAAAGCCTAAAATACATGTGGATACTTTCTAGAGAAAAAACTATTCCTGAAAGTGTAAAAGCAGATTTTCTGATCAAAGCACAAGAAATAGGATATAAAGTAACCGATTTGGTTTGGGTGAAACACGATAAAACGAATTAA
- the lpdA gene encoding dihydrolipoyl dehydrogenase encodes MSSFDVVIIGSGPGGYVSAIRCAQLGFKTAIVEKYNSLGGTCLNVGCIPSKALLSSSHHYAEIAHFADHGIEVSGDVKINLEKMIARKQAVVDQTVGGINYLMDKNKITVFNGLGSFVDATHIAVAKADGTSETIEAKYTVIATGSKPSSLPFIKIDKERIITSTEALALKEVPKHLVIIGGGVIGIELGQVYLRLGAQVSVVEFMDRIIPGMDGSLSKELTKVLKKQGMKFYVSHKVKSVERNGDAVTVQAENAKGETITLEGDYSLVSVGRRPYTDGLNADKAGVKISDRGQVEVNDHLQTSVPNIYAIGDVVRGAMLAHKAEEEGVMVAEILAGQKPHIDYNLIPGVVYTWPEVAAVGQTEEQLKAAGVKYKSGSFPFKALGRARASADLDGFVKILADEKTDEVLGVHMIGARTADLIAEAVTAMEFKASAEDISRMSHAHPTFAEAVKEAALAATENRALHV; translated from the coding sequence ATGAGTTCATTTGACGTAGTCATTATAGGTTCAGGTCCTGGAGGATATGTATCAGCAATTCGTTGCGCACAATTAGGTTTCAAAACTGCAATTGTAGAAAAATATAATTCATTAGGCGGAACTTGCCTTAACGTAGGTTGTATTCCTTCAAAAGCATTATTATCTTCTTCTCATCATTATGCTGAAATTGCTCATTTCGCAGATCACGGAATCGAAGTTTCTGGAGATGTAAAAATTAATTTAGAGAAAATGATTGCCCGCAAACAAGCTGTTGTTGATCAAACTGTTGGCGGAATCAATTATTTAATGGATAAAAATAAAATCACGGTTTTCAATGGTTTAGGTTCTTTCGTAGATGCAACGCACATTGCAGTTGCAAAAGCTGACGGAACATCAGAAACTATCGAAGCAAAATATACTGTAATCGCTACAGGATCAAAACCATCTTCTTTACCATTCATCAAAATTGATAAAGAAAGAATCATCACTTCTACTGAAGCTTTGGCTTTAAAAGAAGTTCCAAAACACTTAGTAATTATTGGTGGAGGAGTTATTGGAATCGAGCTTGGACAAGTTTATTTACGTCTTGGTGCTCAGGTTTCTGTAGTTGAATTCATGGATAGAATCATTCCAGGAATGGACGGTTCTCTTTCTAAAGAATTAACTAAAGTGTTGAAAAAACAAGGAATGAAATTCTACGTTTCTCACAAAGTAAAATCGGTTGAAAGAAACGGCGATGCTGTTACAGTTCAGGCTGAAAATGCAAAAGGAGAAACAATCACACTTGAAGGAGATTATTCATTAGTTTCTGTTGGTCGTCGTCCTTACACAGACGGATTAAACGCTGACAAAGCCGGAGTTAAAATTTCAGACAGAGGGCAAGTTGAAGTAAACGATCATTTACAAACTAGCGTTCCTAATATCTATGCTATTGGTGATGTTGTTCGTGGAGCAATGTTGGCGCACAAAGCAGAGGAAGAAGGAGTAATGGTTGCTGAAATTTTAGCAGGTCAAAAACCACATATCGATTACAATTTAATTCCTGGTGTTGTTTATACTTGGCCAGAAGTTGCAGCAGTTGGACAAACTGAAGAACAATTGAAAGCCGCAGGAGTTAAATATAAATCTGGAAGTTTCCCATTCAAAGCGTTAGGACGTGCAAGAGCAAGTGCTGACTTAGATGGATTTGTAAAAATCTTGGCTGATGAAAAAACAGATGAGGTTTTAGGAGTTCACATGATTGGAGCTCGTACAGCAGATTTAATTGCTGAAGCGGTTACTGCAATGGAATTCAAAGCTTCTGCTGAAGATATTTCAAGAATGAGTCATGCGCACCCAACTTTCGCGGAAGCGGTAAAAGAAGCAGCATTGGCAGCAACTGAAAATAGAGCTTTACACGTATAA
- a CDS encoding Lrp/AsnC family transcriptional regulator yields MTLDEIDKKLLVLLQTDSKKTNKELSLKLNLSVTAVYERIKKLEREGIIKNYAALVDKSKIEKGFVVFCHLKLIQHTKEFLTKFENEVIKLNEVLECHHVSGDYDYILKVLVKDMEAYREFLVTKLTSLQHIGSTQSMFMISEVKNSTVISF; encoded by the coding sequence ATGACTTTAGACGAAATCGATAAAAAACTCTTGGTATTATTACAAACCGACAGTAAAAAAACTAACAAAGAATTGTCTTTAAAACTCAATCTTTCGGTGACTGCGGTTTACGAACGAATTAAAAAACTCGAACGCGAAGGCATAATTAAAAACTACGCAGCCTTAGTCGATAAATCTAAAATCGAAAAAGGATTTGTAGTGTTTTGCCATTTAAAATTGATTCAGCACACCAAAGAATTCTTGACAAAATTTGAAAACGAAGTCATCAAACTCAACGAAGTTTTAGAATGCCATCACGTAAGTGGCGATTACGATTATATTCTAAAAGTCTTAGTAAAAGATATGGAAGCTTACAGGGAATTTTTAGTAACCAAATTAACTTCGTTACAACATATTGGAAGCACACAAAGTATGTTTATGATTAGTGAAGTGAAGAATTCGACGGTGATTTCTTTTTAG
- a CDS encoding aminotransferase class I/II-fold pyridoxal phosphate-dependent enzyme, with protein sequence MKDFNPADKIQDLQYFGEFGGVNPSISDSSTYTFLSAKTMFDTFEGNMEGCYLYSRHSSPSNLYLDQALAAMEGTETANVSASGMGAITPTLLQLCGAGDHIVSSRTIYGGTYAFLKNFTPRFGIETSFVDITKLDIVEAAITAKTKVLYCETVSNPLLEVADIRGLVKIAKKHNLKLVVDNTFSPLSVSPAKLGADIVIHSLTKYINGSSDTVGGVTCASKEFINSLKNVNSGASMLLGPTMDSLRSASVMKNLRTLHIRIKQHSHNAHFLADQFEKDGLKTVYPGLKSHPSHELYKTMINPEYGFGGMLTIDVGTLEKANELMELMQERNLGYLAVSLGFYKTLFSAPGTSTSSEIPLEEQKEMGLTDGLIRFSIGLDNDIDRTYEMMKQCMIELGILKLSSPRVLQV encoded by the coding sequence ATGAAAGACTTTAACCCAGCAGATAAAATTCAAGATTTGCAATACTTTGGTGAATTTGGCGGTGTGAATCCGTCGATTTCTGATTCTTCGACTTATACTTTTCTTTCGGCGAAAACTATGTTTGATACTTTCGAAGGGAATATGGAAGGCTGTTATTTGTATTCGCGTCATTCTTCGCCAAGTAATTTGTATTTAGATCAGGCTTTGGCAGCGATGGAAGGAACAGAAACAGCAAATGTCTCGGCTTCGGGAATGGGAGCGATTACGCCTACTCTTTTGCAATTGTGCGGTGCGGGCGATCACATTGTTTCAAGCCGAACTATTTATGGCGGAACTTACGCTTTCCTTAAAAACTTTACACCAAGATTCGGAATTGAAACGAGCTTTGTTGACATTACAAAATTGGATATTGTGGAAGCGGCAATTACGGCAAAAACAAAAGTTTTGTATTGCGAAACGGTAAGTAATCCATTATTAGAAGTTGCTGACATTCGTGGTTTGGTTAAAATTGCTAAAAAACATAATTTGAAATTAGTTGTCGATAATACGTTTTCGCCTTTATCAGTTTCTCCTGCAAAATTGGGTGCTGATATCGTGATTCATAGTTTGACGAAATACATAAACGGAAGCAGCGATACGGTTGGCGGTGTAACTTGTGCATCGAAAGAATTTATTAATTCGTTGAAAAATGTAAATTCTGGAGCTAGTATGCTTTTGGGACCAACGATGGACAGTTTACGTTCTGCAAGTGTGATGAAAAATCTGAGAACACTTCATATCCGAATTAAACAGCACAGTCATAACGCGCATTTTCTGGCGGATCAATTTGAAAAAGACGGTTTAAAAACAGTTTATCCGGGATTAAAAAGTCACCCGAGTCATGAATTGTACAAAACGATGATTAATCCAGAATATGGTTTTGGCGGAATGCTGACAATTGATGTTGGCACTTTGGAAAAAGCAAATGAATTAATGGAATTGATGCAGGAACGAAACCTTGGATATTTGGCGGTAAGTTTAGGTTTTTATAAAACGTTATTTAGCGCGCCGGGAACCTCAACTTCGAGTGAAATTCCGTTAGAAGAACAAAAAGAAATGGGATTAACAGATGGTTTGATTCGTTTTTCTATTGGTTTAGATAATGATATTGATCGTACTTATGAAATGATGAAACAGTGCATGATTGAGCTTGGGATTTTGAAACTTTCCAGCCCACGGGTTTTACAGGTTTAA
- a CDS encoding amino acid permease, which yields MAFSSLFRKKTVQDILKQVAQNESDGHNALGKHLTTRDLTAFGIAAIVGAGIFSTIGKASADGGPAVIFLFLFTALACSFAAFAYAEFASMVPVSGSAYTYSYVAFGELIAWIIGWALIMEYAVGNITVAISWSDYFTGLLQSGGIHLPQWIQMDYLTASNGFKDAEALMRGGKSFENLSTALQQAHTAWTTAPTLGSFHFVTDIPALFIIILITALVYRGMKESRNASNLMVVVKLCVVLLVIAVGIFYVDTANWDPFAPNGVGGVLKGVSAVFFAYIGFDAISTTAEECKNPQRDLPRGMMWAIIICTILYIAIALVLTGMVKYHELNVGDPLAFVFDKLDLKWMSGIIAVSAVVAMASVLLVFQMGQPRIWMSMSRDGLLPKKFSTVHPKFKTPSFATIVTGFVVAVPALFLNLTMVTDLCSIGTLFAFVLVCAGVLVLQNKPEIPRGKFKTPYVNSKFILPVLMIAGLYYAFAFNNKATMAFINNEPQIYDATSIVTSLDKSESEKVFKYLESIEVNNKTAETSDLEHLLGQYQDDEAKYAEVVKGLPIADADKYESGFSLFKHKIPMWIFLFVLVGLAVWAFRKNLSLIPLLGLICCLYMMAELSVWNWIYFTVWLIIGLLIYFGYSRKNSKLNVVNY from the coding sequence ATGGCATTTTCAAGTTTATTCCGAAAGAAAACAGTACAGGATATTCTGAAGCAGGTTGCTCAGAACGAATCAGATGGTCATAATGCACTAGGTAAACATTTGACCACTAGAGATTTAACTGCATTCGGAATAGCAGCTATTGTTGGAGCAGGAATTTTTAGTACAATTGGAAAAGCCAGTGCAGATGGAGGTCCAGCTGTAATCTTTTTATTCTTATTTACCGCTTTGGCTTGTAGTTTTGCCGCTTTCGCTTATGCCGAATTTGCTTCAATGGTTCCAGTTTCAGGAAGTGCTTATACCTATTCGTACGTTGCTTTTGGAGAATTAATCGCTTGGATTATCGGTTGGGCATTAATTATGGAATATGCCGTCGGAAATATAACCGTTGCGATATCTTGGAGTGATTATTTTACGGGACTTCTCCAAAGCGGTGGAATTCATCTCCCACAATGGATTCAAATGGATTATTTAACCGCTTCAAATGGATTTAAAGATGCCGAAGCTTTAATGCGAGGCGGAAAATCATTCGAAAATTTAAGTACTGCTTTGCAACAAGCGCACACAGCGTGGACAACGGCGCCAACTTTAGGATCATTTCACTTCGTTACTGATATTCCTGCATTATTCATTATTATTTTGATTACAGCTTTGGTTTACAGAGGAATGAAAGAATCTCGTAATGCGAGTAACTTAATGGTTGTGGTGAAACTTTGTGTTGTACTTTTAGTAATTGCAGTTGGAATATTTTATGTTGATACAGCAAACTGGGATCCGTTTGCTCCAAATGGAGTTGGCGGAGTTTTAAAAGGAGTTTCAGCAGTTTTCTTTGCTTATATTGGTTTTGACGCTATTTCAACAACAGCAGAAGAATGTAAAAATCCACAGCGCGATTTACCACGGGGAATGATGTGGGCAATTATTATATGTACGATTCTTTATATTGCAATTGCTTTGGTTTTAACCGGAATGGTAAAATATCACGAATTAAATGTTGGAGATCCTCTGGCGTTTGTTTTCGATAAATTAGACTTAAAATGGATGTCGGGAATTATTGCCGTAAGTGCAGTAGTGGCAATGGCGAGTGTTTTATTGGTTTTCCAAATGGGACAGCCTCGTATCTGGATGAGCATGAGCCGTGATGGTTTATTGCCAAAGAAATTTTCTACGGTTCACCCAAAATTTAAAACACCATCTTTTGCTACAATTGTAACAGGTTTTGTAGTTGCAGTTCCAGCTTTGTTTTTGAACTTGACAATGGTAACTGATTTATGCAGTATCGGAACTTTATTTGCCTTTGTATTGGTTTGTGCAGGAGTTTTAGTATTGCAAAATAAGCCAGAAATTCCAAGAGGAAAATTCAAAACACCTTATGTGAATTCAAAATTCATTTTGCCAGTTTTAATGATTGCGGGATTGTATTATGCTTTTGCATTCAACAATAAAGCGACAATGGCTTTTATTAATAATGAGCCGCAGATTTATGATGCAACTTCAATTGTAACATCTTTAGATAAATCTGAATCTGAAAAAGTGTTCAAGTATTTAGAAAGTATCGAAGTAAACAACAAAACTGCCGAAACATCAGATTTAGAACATTTATTAGGACAATATCAAGACGACGAAGCAAAATATGCTGAAGTTGTAAAAGGCTTGCCAATTGCTGATGCTGACAAATACGAATCAGGTTTTAGTTTGTTCAAACACAAAATTCCAATGTGGATATTCTTATTTGTTTTAGTTGGATTAGCCGTTTGGGCTTTCAGAAAAAACCTGTCTTTAATTCCGCTTTTAGGTTTAATTTGTTGTCTTTATATGATGGCCGAATTAAGCGTTTGGAACTGGATTTATTTTACAGTTTGGTTAATAATCGGATTGCTGATTTACTTTGGCTACAGCCGAAAAAATAGTAAACTAAACGTTGTTAATTATTAG